A region of candidate division Zixibacteria bacterium HGW-Zixibacteria-1 DNA encodes the following proteins:
- a CDS encoding peptidylprolyl isomerase translates to MKYFVILLLSMTLVFSMVSAGEEQSKDTKGDKIVEKSEYTKRNADNPEVAIETDFGTMKLELFRDVAPIHVDSMLARIREGFYDGLIFHRVIDGFMIQGGDPKGNGTGGPGYSLPAEFSKLKHIEGTLSMARSQNPNSAGSQFFICLAPAQYLDGQYTIFGHLMDGYDTLHKIGKVQTGAQDRPLKDVFMRKVTILKDVTKEAGE, encoded by the coding sequence ATGAAGTATTTTGTCATCTTGCTGCTGTCCATGACCCTGGTATTTTCCATGGTGTCGGCAGGAGAGGAGCAGTCGAAAGACACGAAGGGGGATAAGATAGTGGAAAAAAGCGAATATACCAAGAGAAATGCGGATAATCCGGAAGTTGCCATCGAGACCGATTTCGGAACCATGAAACTGGAGCTTTTCCGTGATGTCGCCCCGATTCATGTCGATTCCATGCTTGCCCGCATTCGTGAAGGCTTCTATGACGGCCTTATCTTCCACAGAGTTATAGACGGCTTTATGATTCAGGGCGGCGATCCGAAAGGAAACGGCACCGGCGGCCCGGGATATTCCCTTCCCGCTGAATTCAGCAAGCTCAAACATATTGAAGGTACATTATCTATGGCCCGCAGCCAGAATCCCAATTCGGCCGGATCACAGTTCTTTATCTGCCTGGCTCCGGCTCAGTATCTGGATGGCCAATATACCATCTTTGGACATCTTATGGATGGCTATGATACCCTTCACAAAATTGGAAAGGTCCAGACCGGCGCTCAGGATAGACCGCTCAAGGATGTCTTTATGAGAAAAGTAACTATTCTCAAAGATGTCACAAAAGAGGCCGGTGAGTAA
- the rseP gene encoding RIP metalloprotease RseP: MITALATIFVLGVLIFFHELGHFLVAKKSGIRVDKFSLGFPPTILSRKWGETEYAIGAIPLGGYVKMAGENPDEEASGEPWEFMSKPVWKRFLVIFAGPFMNFALAVLVLAGVYSIRGEAVDNAVIVRGVDETGPAAMAGILPGDRIVEIDGVAINSFRHMADSIIYPKIEQPVTVTWERDGQLYTKTMTTIKSWAQNASGDSVQIGLIGINPKVIYSRMNIVSAFGEGFSQSIFYVKMVFGFVYDLITRRVDPSGIGGPIFISQLAGQTARSGFDVLLEFMALLSVNLAVLNILPIPVLDGGHMLFLIVEKLKGKPLSIKARLVAQQVGLAFMLILIVFVTFNDIFRLR, from the coding sequence TTGATTACAGCATTGGCGACAATTTTTGTTTTGGGTGTTTTGATATTTTTCCATGAATTAGGACATTTCCTGGTCGCCAAAAAATCAGGGATCAGGGTCGATAAATTTTCGCTCGGTTTTCCCCCGACGATATTGTCAAGAAAATGGGGCGAAACCGAATATGCCATCGGCGCCATACCGCTTGGCGGCTATGTCAAAATGGCCGGAGAAAATCCCGATGAAGAAGCCAGCGGCGAACCGTGGGAATTTATGTCAAAACCGGTCTGGAAAAGGTTTCTGGTTATATTCGCCGGGCCGTTCATGAATTTCGCCCTGGCCGTTTTGGTCCTGGCCGGCGTTTATTCGATCCGCGGCGAAGCGGTCGATAATGCCGTTATCGTCAGGGGAGTCGATGAAACCGGTCCGGCGGCCATGGCCGGCATTCTGCCGGGTGACAGGATTGTCGAGATCGACGGCGTCGCCATAAATTCGTTCCGCCATATGGCCGATTCGATTATCTACCCCAAAATTGAGCAGCCGGTAACGGTCACCTGGGAACGGGACGGACAGCTTTATACAAAGACCATGACCACCATAAAAAGCTGGGCGCAAAACGCTTCCGGTGACTCGGTTCAGATTGGGCTGATCGGTATCAATCCCAAGGTCATTTACTCACGTATGAATATCGTTTCGGCTTTTGGTGAAGGTTTCAGTCAATCGATATTTTATGTCAAAATGGTGTTTGGCTTTGTCTATGATCTTATTACCAGAAGGGTCGATCCCTCCGGAATCGGAGGCCCGATATTTATCAGCCAGCTGGCCGGACAGACGGCCCGATCCGGATTTGACGTACTGCTTGAATTTATGGCACTCCTCTCGGTTAATCTTGCGGTTCTGAATATATTGCCGATTCCGGTTCTTGACGGTGGTCATATGCTTTTTCTGATCGTGGAAAAACTAAAGGGAAAACCGCTCTCAATCAAGGCGCGCCTGGTTGCCCAGCAGGTCGGCCTGGCCTTTATGCTGATACTGATTGTTTTTGTAACTTTTAATGATATATTCCGTTTACGTTAA
- a CDS encoding 1-deoxy-D-xylulose-5-phosphate reductoisomerase, which produces MKKRLVILGSSGSIGKSALDVVEKNIDRIEVVGLSVHSNIDLLRDQIARFKPKYVAVTDPDAYRQFRNSSQADDIRLFKAETGVEELAGLEEADIVLNAVVGAAGLTASLKTVLAGKRLALANKESMVIGGPLINEAAARTGAEIIPVDSEHSAIWQALFAGQKREIKKIILTGSGGPFRDVPLSEFDKITREQALSHPTWKMGPKITIDSATMMNKGLEILEAMHLFQVPIDKIDVVIHPQSVIHSMVEFIDSSIIAQLSSPDMRLPIAYALFFPERVAGNNGYIDLTEVGKLNFYKPDYEKFILLKLAFKVARSGGTTAAVYNAANEVAVAAFLKETIEFRAIPDIIINTVEKHKPAEKPNLEDIFEADRWARKVALEIMR; this is translated from the coding sequence ATGAAAAAACGATTGGTCATACTTGGTTCGTCCGGCTCGATCGGCAAATCGGCCCTCGATGTGGTTGAGAAAAACATTGACCGAATCGAAGTTGTCGGCCTATCGGTCCATTCGAATATCGATTTACTTCGGGATCAAATTGCCAGATTCAAGCCGAAATATGTGGCCGTCACCGACCCGGATGCTTATCGACAATTTCGAAATTCCTCCCAAGCGGATGATATCAGGCTATTTAAGGCCGAAACCGGGGTCGAGGAACTGGCCGGGCTCGAGGAGGCCGACATTGTCCTCAATGCCGTGGTCGGCGCCGCCGGGCTGACGGCCTCGCTGAAAACGGTCTTGGCCGGCAAAAGACTGGCCCTGGCCAACAAAGAATCGATGGTCATCGGCGGACCCCTAATAAATGAGGCTGCCGCCCGCACCGGGGCCGAAATTATTCCGGTTGATTCCGAACATTCGGCCATCTGGCAGGCCCTATTTGCGGGTCAAAAACGGGAAATCAAAAAAATTATTCTAACCGGTTCCGGCGGACCTTTCCGCGATGTTCCGCTCTCCGAGTTCGATAAAATTACCAGGGAGCAGGCCCTGAGCCACCCGACCTGGAAAATGGGTCCGAAAATAACAATTGATTCAGCCACCATGATGAATAAAGGTCTGGAAATACTTGAGGCGATGCATCTGTTCCAGGTTCCGATCGATAAAATTGATGTCGTTATTCACCCCCAGTCGGTGATTCATTCCATGGTCGAGTTTATTGATTCCTCGATAATCGCCCAGCTTTCCAGCCCCGATATGAGGCTGCCGATTGCCTATGCCTTATTTTTTCCTGAACGAGTTGCCGGTAATAATGGTTATATAGACTTGACGGAAGTGGGAAAGTTGAATTTTTATAAACCGGATTATGAAAAGTTTATTTTACTTAAACTGGCCTTTAAGGTCGCCCGTTCGGGGGGAACGACTGCGGCCGTTTATAATGCGGCCAATGAAGTGGCTGTGGCGGCCTTTTTAAAGGAGACTATTGAATTTCGGGCTATTCCCGATATAATAATAAATACGGTCGAAAAACATAAGCCTGCCGAAAAGCCGAATCTTGAGGATATTTTTGAGGCGGATCGCTGGGCCCGCAAAGTTGCTTTAGAAATAATGAGGTGA